Proteins from one Falco naumanni isolate bFalNau1 chromosome 10, bFalNau1.pat, whole genome shotgun sequence genomic window:
- the CALCB gene encoding calcitonin gene-related peptide 2 isoform X1, with translation MVMLKISSFLAVYALVVCQMDSFQAAPVRPGLESVTDRVTLSDYEARRLLNALVKEFIQMTAEELEQASEGNSLDRPISKRCASLSTCVLGKLSQELHKLQTYPRTDVGAGTPGKKRNVLSDLEHERYANYGDPLGNN, from the exons ATGGTTATGCTGAAGATTTCATCTTTCCTTGCTGTTTATGCCTTGGTTGTGTGCCAGATGGATAGCTTCCAGGCAGCCCCAGTCAG ACCTGGCTTGGAGTCCGTAACAGATCGAGTGACGCTCAGTGATTACGAAGCTCGGAGGTTATTAAATGCGCTGGTGAAAGAGTTCATACAGAtgacagcagaagagctggagcAAGCCTCTGAGGGGAACAG cCTGGATAGACCTATTTCCAAACGCTGTGCCAGTCTGAGTACTTGTGTGCTGGGCAAACTGTCTCAAGAATTGCACAAATTGCAAACTTACCCTCGCACTGACGTCGGGGCTGGAACTCCTGGCAAGAAACGAAATGTGCTGAGTGACCTGGAACATGAACGCTATGCAAACTATGGGGACCCCCTAGGAAACAACTAG